In Rhodoferax sediminis, the sequence AACGCCGGCATCACGCGCGATGCGAGTTTTCGCAAGATGACCCCGCAAGCGTGGGACGCGGTGCTGCGCACCAATCTCGACTCGATGTTCAACATGACGCGGCAAATCATCGAAGACATGCTTTCCCTCGGCTGGGGCCGCATCGTCAACATCTCGTCGGTCAACGGCCAGCGCGGCGCCTTTGGTCAGGCCAACTATGCGGCGTCGAAGGCCGGCATCCACGGTTTCACGAAGACGCTGGCACTGGAATTCGCCAGCAAGAACATCACCGTCAACACCATTTCGCCTGGCTATCTGCGCACGCGCATGGTCGAGAAAATGCCACCCGACGTGCTGCGCGAGCGAATCCTCCCGCAGATCCCCGTGGGCCGCCTCGGCGAGCCGGCCGAGGTCGCCGAACTGGTA encodes:
- the phbB gene encoding acetoacetyl-CoA reductase, producing the protein MATTRRIAVITGGTGGLGEAVCRRLADDDFTVVALHSPGNQQVQAWQTAQEAVGYHFGTVGVDVASFDSCAAAAQAIHQQHGPVSVLVNNAGITRDASFRKMTPQAWDAVLRTNLDSMFNMTRQIIEDMLSLGWGRIVNISSVNGQRGAFGQANYAASKAGIHGFTKTLALEFASKNITVNTISPGYLRTRMVEKMPPDVLRERILPQIPVGRLGEPAEVAELVAYLASERAAFVTGANVAINGGQHMY